One part of the Campylobacter sp. RM16189 genome encodes these proteins:
- the mobB gene encoding molybdopterin-guanine dinucleotide biosynthesis protein B, whose amino-acid sequence MKRLAMAFSGPSNSGKTTLILKVGQKFIKDGLKVVIIKHDPGDKARFDVEGKDSYKFSEMGADVVVLSPTRTTYFSKEQKSLEEVVSMVGEFDLLLVEGLKTLPLPRLSVFKDEINPDYIGFSNAIASYKKECEFDILNINLDDIDTICEWILQNAKAL is encoded by the coding sequence ATGAAAAGACTGGCAATGGCATTTTCCGGACCGTCAAACAGTGGCAAGACTACACTTATCTTAAAGGTCGGGCAAAAATTTATAAAAGACGGATTAAAGGTAGTTATCATTAAGCATGATCCGGGCGACAAGGCTCGCTTTGACGTTGAGGGCAAGGATAGCTATAAATTTAGCGAGATGGGCGCTGATGTAGTTGTGCTAAGTCCCACTCGCACGACATATTTTTCAAAAGAGCAAAAGAGCCTTGAAGAGGTTGTATCGATGGTTGGAGAGTTTGACCTGCTCTTGGTCGAGGGGCTTAAGACTTTGCCGCTTCCTAGATTAAGCGTATTTAAAGACGAGATAAATCCTGATTATATCGGGTTTTCAAACGCGATCGCAAGTTATAAAAAAGAGTGCGAATTTGATATTTTAAATATAAATTTAGACGATATAGACACAATTTGTGAGTGGATTTTACAAAACGCAAAGGCTTTATGA
- the ybeY gene encoding rRNA maturation RNase YbeY — MIICDEKYPEILDQICQYLTASDVELSFVDSEQMREINLKQRKINKTTDVLSFPFEFIMHVPLGCIVINLDLAEEKSKEFNHSKDDEIALLFTHGLLHILGFDHEKDSGEMREKEEEIIDKFNLPKSLIVRTMDQI; from the coding sequence ATGATAATTTGCGATGAAAAATATCCGGAAATTTTAGATCAAATTTGTCAATATCTAACAGCCAGTGATGTAGAGCTAAGCTTTGTAGATAGCGAACAAATGCGAGAGATAAATCTAAAACAGCGCAAAATCAATAAAACAACAGATGTTTTAAGTTTTCCATTTGAGTTCATTATGCACGTTCCTCTTGGCTGTATCGTTATAAATTTAGATTTAGCAGAGGAAAAATCAAAAGAATTTAACCACTCTAAAGATGACGAGATCGCGCTATTATTTACGCATGGATTACTTCATATCTTAGGTTTTGATCATGAAAAAGATAGCGGAGAGATGAGAGAAAAAGAAGAGGAGATAATAGATAAATTTAACCTTCCAAAAAGTCTAATTGTAAGGACTATGGATCAAATTTAA
- a CDS encoding ferrochelatase has protein sequence MNIENLRRLINAEVLNKPSVSSVLNFSFEAKNIRQGYAYIGINANEDEIKEAILNGAYAVIIEDDFEVIDKEIAFLKVDSLSVALMRLMRFESSYKNLKFYSINCVQKAILKRTSLPKHANILPIDTKELFLKIINADKNDIFFSDDIKILSKIAPFYDTVWTDTQAKAINKGSIFFTSIICDDVYYQNLAIPKAFKGFLSGLIRHLNKNQISFKMGDLRGIEHFEPVFVDRNFKITPFGASFRAFIVESDDELFEMEANFLRKNFKDSVEICAPKNYKTKIDPTFIFNDIAELKQLKDFRYAIVKCQKQELEAMLNKSETEKTLFDF, from the coding sequence ATGAATATTGAGAATTTAAGACGCCTAATAAATGCAGAGGTTTTAAACAAGCCAAGTGTTTCAAGCGTCTTAAATTTCTCATTTGAAGCTAAAAATATCAGACAAGGCTATGCCTATATAGGCATAAATGCCAATGAGGATGAGATTAAAGAAGCCATATTAAACGGGGCCTATGCAGTCATTATAGAGGATGATTTTGAAGTTATCGATAAAGAGATTGCGTTTTTAAAAGTAGATAGTCTAAGTGTGGCTTTAATGCGTCTAATGCGCTTTGAAAGCAGCTATAAAAATCTTAAATTTTACTCTATAAACTGTGTACAAAAGGCCATTTTAAAACGAACTAGCCTGCCAAAACATGCAAATATATTGCCCATAGATACTAAAGAGCTATTTTTAAAAATCATAAATGCGGATAAAAACGATATATTTTTTAGTGACGATATAAAAATTCTATCAAAGATTGCGCCATTTTACGATACTGTATGGACAGATACACAAGCAAAAGCAATTAATAAAGGCTCAATATTTTTTACATCAATTATTTGCGACGATGTGTATTATCAAAATTTAGCCATACCAAAAGCATTCAAGGGGTTTTTGTCAGGGCTTATTCGTCATCTTAATAAAAATCAAATATCCTTTAAGATGGGCGATTTAAGAGGGATTGAGCATTTTGAGCCTGTTTTTGTAGATAGAAATTTTAAGATAACTCCATTCGGAGCAAGTTTTAGAGCTTTTATAGTAGAAAGCGACGATGAATTATTTGAGATGGAAGCAAATTTTTTAAGAAAAAACTTCAAAGACTCAGTAGAAATTTGTGCGCCTAAAAATTATAAGACAAAGATAGATCCAACCTTCATTTTTAACGATATAGCCGAGCTAAAACAACTCAAAGATTTTCGATATGCTATTGTAAAGTGTCAAAAACAAGAGCTTGAAGCAATGCTAAACAAGAGCGAAACCGAAAAAACTCTATTTGATTTTTAA
- a CDS encoding N-acetyltransferase, whose amino-acid sequence MQDLVKDEVASGVILPRSDDEIAMNIRSYIVVCDKNEIVGFCALHIHTANLAEVRSLVISKNLRGSGIGSELVRKILDEAKFYDIEKVFTLTYRKSFFEKLGFVEIPKSELPAQKIWADCIKCKHFPVCDEIALIYSF is encoded by the coding sequence ATGCAAGATCTTGTTAAAGATGAGGTTGCAAGCGGAGTTATACTGCCAAGAAGCGATGATGAGATCGCTATGAATATTCGCTCATATATCGTGGTTTGCGACAAAAATGAGATAGTGGGCTTTTGCGCTTTACATATACACACTGCAAATTTGGCCGAAGTAAGAAGTCTTGTAATATCTAAAAATTTAAGAGGTAGCGGAATAGGAAGCGAGCTAGTAAGAAAAATACTTGATGAGGCTAAATTTTATGATATTGAAAAGGTTTTTACGCTTACTTATAGAAAGAGTTTTTTTGAAAAATTGGGCTTTGTAGAGATTCCTAAATCAGAACTTCCTGCACAAAAAATTTGGGCTGATTGTATTAAATGCAAGCACTTTCCGGTATGCGACGAAATAGCACTGATATACAGCTTTTAA
- the metG gene encoding methionine--tRNA ligase, translated as MKAYITTPIYYVNDVPHIGHAYTTIIADTMARFARLKGEETFFLTGTDEHGQKIEQAAQKKGKSPKAYADEISAKFKELWDEFEISYDHFIRTTDESHKLTVQNAFNKMLEKGDIYKGEYEGFYCVSCETFFTQTQLLDNECCPDCGRPTNLVKEESYFFKLSKYEDALLKWYEQNEQCILPKGKKNEVVSFVKGGLKDLSITRTSFDWGVKLPANLNEPKHVMYVWLDALMNYLSALGYTRDSEKMSFWDSAVHLVGKDILRFHAIYWPAFLMSLDLPLPKHIAAHGWWTRNGEKMSKSKGNVVVPKEVADAYGLENFRYFMLREVPFGQDGDFSQKALIERINSELSNDLGNLLNRIIGMSGKYSNYEVSSKDVRKYYGEILDESTVHLKAACENLEIFATNRYLEELWRVLNIANASIAKFEPWNLIKEGKNDEANALVSLCANLLARVAILLSPAMPKTCEKIARAMKFEISTQNYRKTILENEVLGFVCEQTPPLFPKIEKELMNTPAPSVAEPIKDETPKIKIDEFKKCVIKVGTILEASNIEGSDKLLKFKIDLGESEPRQIVSGIAKFYDPKELVGKQVCVLANLKEAKIFGNISQGMILTAEDGSLALLSPISSVKNGAIVG; from the coding sequence ATGAAAGCTTATATAACAACACCTATTTATTATGTAAATGACGTTCCTCACATCGGACACGCCTACACTACGATAATTGCCGATACGATGGCTAGATTTGCAAGGCTTAAAGGCGAAGAGACGTTTTTTTTAACAGGAACCGATGAGCACGGACAAAAGATAGAACAAGCTGCGCAAAAAAAAGGCAAAAGCCCAAAAGCATACGCAGACGAGATAAGCGCAAAATTTAAAGAGCTTTGGGATGAATTTGAGATAAGTTACGATCACTTTATCCGCACAACCGATGAGAGCCACAAACTAACCGTTCAAAACGCTTTTAACAAAATGCTTGAAAAAGGCGACATCTACAAAGGCGAATACGAGGGCTTTTACTGCGTTAGCTGCGAGACGTTTTTTACCCAAACTCAACTTTTGGATAACGAGTGCTGTCCTGACTGCGGGCGACCGACAAACTTAGTCAAAGAGGAAAGTTACTTTTTTAAACTATCAAAATACGAAGATGCCCTGCTTAAATGGTACGAGCAAAACGAGCAATGCATACTTCCAAAAGGTAAAAAAAACGAAGTCGTAAGCTTCGTAAAAGGCGGGCTTAAAGACCTATCTATAACTCGCACCAGCTTTGACTGGGGCGTAAAACTGCCTGCAAATTTAAATGAACCAAAGCACGTGATGTATGTCTGGCTTGATGCACTAATGAACTATCTTTCAGCTCTTGGATACACTAGAGACAGCGAGAAGATGAGCTTTTGGGATAGTGCGGTGCATCTAGTGGGCAAGGATATCTTGCGCTTTCATGCGATTTACTGGCCTGCGTTTTTGATGAGCCTTGACCTGCCGCTTCCTAAACATATCGCGGCTCACGGTTGGTGGACTAGAAACGGCGAAAAGATGAGCAAGAGCAAGGGCAATGTAGTAGTGCCAAAAGAGGTTGCAGACGCTTATGGACTTGAAAATTTCAGATACTTTATGCTGCGTGAAGTGCCGTTTGGTCAAGATGGCGATTTCTCACAAAAAGCACTTATAGAGCGCATAAACTCGGAGCTTAGCAACGATCTTGGAAACTTACTAAACCGCATAATCGGAATGAGCGGCAAGTACTCAAACTACGAAGTTTCAAGCAAAGACGTTAGAAAGTATTATGGAGAAATTTTAGATGAATCAACTGTGCATCTAAAAGCAGCCTGCGAAAATTTAGAAATTTTTGCCACAAATCGTTACTTAGAAGAGCTTTGGCGGGTGCTAAATATCGCAAACGCAAGCATTGCAAAATTTGAGCCTTGGAATTTGATAAAAGAGGGCAAAAACGATGAAGCAAACGCCCTTGTAAGCCTTTGTGCAAATTTGCTTGCACGTGTAGCGATCTTGCTAAGTCCTGCTATGCCAAAGACTTGCGAGAAGATAGCCAGAGCGATGAAATTTGAAATTTCAACCCAAAACTATAGAAAAACCATACTTGAAAATGAGGTTTTAGGTTTTGTTTGCGAGCAGACACCGCCGCTATTTCCAAAGATAGAAAAAGAGCTTATGAATACTCCTGCGCCAAGCGTTGCAGAGCCTATCAAGGATGAAACACCAAAAATCAAAATAGATGAGTTTAAAAAGTGTGTTATCAAAGTTGGAACTATCTTAGAGGCTTCAAATATCGAAGGCAGCGATAAACTGCTTAAATTCAAAATAGATCTTGGCGAGAGCGAGCCAAGACAGATCGTATCGGGAATTGCTAAATTTTATGATCCAAAAGAGCTTGTCGGCAAGCAGGTCTGTGTGCTGGCAAATTTAAAAGAGGCTAAGATATTTGGCAATATCTCTCAAGGCATGATACTTACGGCAGAAGACGGCTCACTAGCGCTGTTAAGTCCTATCTCAAGCGTTAAAAACGGAGCGATTGTCGGCTAA
- the queC gene encoding 7-cyano-7-deazaguanine synthase QueC codes for MVKKAVCIMSGGMDSTLCATMAKKQGYEVIALHFDYNQCTMNREKRAFEEICDRLRIEKRLNLDVGFIADIGGNSLTDTNLKVPKAGLGNEIPNTYVPFRNGIFISIAAALAEKEGAEAIFIGVVEEDSSGYPDCSAKFIERINLAINEGTSPNFNVKIITPLVNLSKANIVAKSIEMNSPIELTWSCYESEDIACGECDSCRLRLNGFKRAGVKDPIPYKK; via the coding sequence ATGGTAAAAAAAGCCGTTTGTATAATGAGTGGAGGGATGGATAGCACTCTATGCGCTACTATGGCAAAAAAACAAGGTTATGAGGTAATAGCGCTTCATTTTGATTACAATCAGTGCACTATGAATCGTGAAAAAAGAGCTTTTGAAGAAATTTGCGACAGACTTAGGATAGAAAAAAGACTGAATTTAGATGTTGGTTTTATAGCCGATATTGGTGGAAATTCTTTAACCGATACTAATCTAAAAGTGCCAAAAGCCGGGCTTGGCAATGAAATTCCAAATACCTATGTGCCTTTTCGCAACGGAATCTTTATCTCTATCGCTGCTGCACTTGCTGAAAAAGAAGGTGCAGAGGCTATATTTATAGGAGTAGTTGAAGAGGATAGTAGCGGCTATCCTGATTGCTCGGCCAAATTTATAGAGAGGATAAATTTGGCGATAAATGAAGGCACCTCGCCAAATTTCAACGTCAAAATCATAACCCCTCTTGTAAATTTAAGCAAGGCTAATATCGTGGCTAAATCCATTGAAATGAACTCTCCTATCGAGCTTACATGGAGTTGCTATGAAAGTGAGGATATAGCTTGCGGAGAGTGCGATAGCTGCAGGTTAAGACTAAACGGGTTTAAAAGAGCCGGAGTAAAGGATCCGATCCCGTATAAAAAATAG
- a CDS encoding class 1 fructose-bisphosphatase: MMERIFETIKQIAVKISNEIKFADLGYTDHANATGDTQLKLDVLSDEIITREFANLDCVKALVSEEKDEMLSLNENAKFIVAYDPLDGSSLVDVNFAIGSIFGIYENELKPENLVASAYSVYGPRLELVICTDKPKLYRLNKEGKFQFIKDLQLKEKGKLNATGATQKGWSEKHAKFIRELFERGYRLRYSGAMVSDLHQILLKGGGLFSYPATTDAPNGKLRVLFEVLPFAFIYERAGGATSDGYSKSLFEVKIDKIHQTTPCFFGSKDEIKTLHEFYGSKNG, encoded by the coding sequence ATGATGGAAAGAATTTTTGAAACGATTAAACAAATCGCCGTTAAAATCAGCAACGAGATAAAATTTGCAGATCTTGGCTACACCGATCACGCAAACGCCACTGGAGACACCCAGCTTAAGCTTGATGTGCTAAGCGATGAGATCATCACGCGCGAATTTGCAAATTTAGATTGCGTAAAAGCACTGGTTAGTGAAGAAAAAGATGAGATGCTCTCACTAAACGAAAATGCAAAATTTATCGTAGCCTACGATCCGCTTGACGGCTCAAGCTTGGTTGATGTAAATTTTGCTATCGGCTCGATATTTGGCATATATGAAAACGAACTAAAACCTGAAAATTTAGTAGCTTCAGCATATAGCGTTTACGGCCCTAGGCTTGAGCTGGTTATCTGCACGGACAAACCAAAGCTTTATAGACTCAACAAAGAGGGCAAATTTCAGTTTATCAAAGATTTGCAGCTAAAAGAAAAAGGCAAGCTAAACGCCACGGGTGCCACGCAAAAAGGCTGGAGCGAGAAGCACGCTAAATTTATAAGAGAGCTTTTTGAGAGGGGGTATCGTTTGAGATATTCAGGTGCGATGGTAAGCGACTTGCATCAAATTTTACTAAAAGGCGGCGGGCTTTTTAGCTATCCGGCTACCACAGATGCGCCAAACGGCAAGCTTAGAGTGCTTTTTGAAGTGCTTCCTTTTGCCTTTATCTATGAGCGCGCAGGAGGAGCTACGAGCGATGGCTACTCAAAAAGCCTTTTTGAAGTAAAGATAGACAAAATCCACCAAACCACTCCGTGCTTCTTTGGCTCAAAAGACGAGATAAAGACACTGCACGAATTTTACGGAAGCAAAAATGGCTGA
- the mrdA gene encoding penicillin-binding protein 2: MRMRIVFAIIFSVWVLLLVRIYYLSIKSNEFYEEIAEQNIVKKQFMPPARGLILDIKGRPLAVNRLGFSVSVKPHLGKKDVLDQELENLQNMFQDLNVTKLKKDYIKADSPYNQDFIEIIDFIDYDRMIPKIAALSLRENLEVKPASKRHYPYSNLASHIIGYVGRANQQDYINDPVTKITNYTGRSGIERYYNSILQGQEGVRKIKVNALNEEIEEIFKEEPKSSDIRLSIDLEFQKYIEEIFGENAGAIIVMDVTDGSIIAAGSFPEYDLNPFVTGISQARWNELINSIDHPFTNKLVNGLYPPGSVIKMGVALAFLDSGKIDRGTDYFCSGSFELGGRNFRCWNIYGHGKMDMNSAIRESCDDYFYKGSLKIGIDAIAPVLERFGMGQKTGVDLPNEFVGIVPSREWKMHKYSQPWYQGETLNTSIGQGNFLVTPMQIARHTAMLATGKNVIPHFLHSIGEEEAKFETNDIFTPFEKKQLPHIRKAMYEVANHQKGTAFKYFTDANLTIAAKTGTAQVVGISQAEKKRIKEEDMKYLQRSHAWITTYAPYEKPKYVVTIIIEHGGHGGLTAGPMAVRVYNKLIELGYIDKKYAKSEQAIKKVKK; this comes from the coding sequence ATGAGAATGCGCATAGTTTTTGCCATAATATTTAGTGTCTGGGTGCTTTTGCTGGTTAGAATCTATTATCTAAGCATCAAGTCTAATGAATTTTACGAGGAAATTGCAGAACAAAATATAGTAAAAAAGCAGTTTATGCCACCTGCAAGAGGACTCATACTTGATATTAAAGGGCGTCCTTTGGCAGTTAATAGGCTTGGCTTCTCAGTATCTGTTAAGCCTCATCTTGGTAAAAAAGATGTTTTGGATCAAGAACTTGAAAATTTGCAAAATATGTTTCAAGATCTAAACGTTACAAAATTAAAAAAAGATTATATTAAAGCCGATTCGCCTTATAATCAAGATTTTATAGAAATTATTGACTTTATAGATTACGACAGGATGATTCCTAAGATAGCTGCGCTTTCCTTGCGTGAAAATTTAGAGGTTAAACCGGCTTCCAAGCGTCACTATCCATATTCCAACCTTGCTTCTCATATCATAGGCTATGTCGGCAGAGCTAATCAGCAAGATTATATCAATGATCCTGTGACCAAGATTACAAACTATACGGGAAGAAGCGGAATAGAACGCTATTACAACTCTATTTTGCAAGGACAAGAAGGTGTTAGAAAAATAAAGGTAAATGCTCTTAATGAGGAGATAGAAGAGATTTTTAAAGAAGAGCCCAAGAGTAGCGATATAAGGCTAAGCATAGATCTGGAATTTCAAAAATATATAGAAGAAATTTTTGGAGAAAATGCAGGTGCTATTATTGTAATGGATGTCACCGACGGCTCTATTATAGCTGCCGGGAGTTTTCCCGAGTATGATTTAAATCCATTTGTAACAGGAATTTCACAGGCTAGATGGAACGAGCTTATAAACAGCATAGATCATCCTTTTACTAATAAGCTTGTAAACGGGCTATATCCTCCGGGATCAGTTATAAAGATGGGCGTGGCTTTGGCGTTTTTAGATTCTGGCAAGATAGATAGAGGGACTGATTATTTTTGTAGCGGTTCCTTTGAGCTTGGAGGGCGAAATTTTAGGTGCTGGAACATATACGGACACGGTAAAATGGATATGAATTCCGCAATTAGGGAGAGCTGTGATGATTATTTTTACAAGGGAAGTTTAAAAATAGGCATAGATGCTATAGCTCCGGTGCTTGAACGCTTTGGTATGGGTCAAAAGACAGGCGTGGATCTGCCTAATGAATTTGTAGGTATTGTTCCGAGTCGCGAATGGAAGATGCATAAATACTCCCAACCTTGGTATCAGGGAGAGACCCTAAATACCTCAATAGGACAGGGCAATTTCCTAGTAACCCCTATGCAGATTGCAAGACATACTGCTATGCTTGCGACAGGTAAAAATGTAATACCTCATTTTTTGCACAGTATAGGTGAAGAGGAGGCTAAATTTGAGACTAATGATATATTCACTCCTTTTGAAAAAAAGCAACTTCCACATATTAGAAAGGCTATGTATGAAGTTGCAAATCATCAAAAGGGAACAGCATTTAAATATTTTACAGATGCGAATCTCACAATAGCTGCAAAGACCGGAACAGCCCAAGTAGTTGGTATTTCTCAGGCTGAGAAAAAGCGTATAAAAGAGGAGGATATGAAGTATCTTCAACGCTCTCACGCATGGATTACAACTTATGCTCCATATGAAAAACCAAAATATGTAGTTACTATAATAATAGAGCATGGAGGTCACGGTGGGCTTACTGCGGGTCCTATGGCGGTAAGAGTCTACAATAAGCTTATAGAGCTAGGATATATCGATAAAAAATATGCCAAGAGTGAGCAAGCTATTAAAAAAGTCAAAAAATAG
- the yihA gene encoding ribosome biogenesis GTP-binding protein YihA/YsxC: protein MIRPINARFLLSAPSISLAPPISGSEVAFLGRSNVGKSSLINALVNQNNLAKSSSTPGKTRLINFFEVEYINDEDRVNLIFVDLPGFGYAKVSKTMHDDWKRNLDEYLKQRSNIRLFVHLIDSRQHDMLIDREVGDYLQSFLRADQKILNILTKADKLNQSEKSAALKAYPNAHLVSTLKKIGIDKANELIVKNALGINQ from the coding sequence GTGATCAGGCCGATAAATGCCAGATTTCTCTTATCTGCTCCAAGTATCTCTCTAGCTCCACCAATTAGTGGTAGCGAGGTCGCGTTTTTGGGACGTTCAAATGTGGGCAAAAGTAGCCTTATAAATGCTCTTGTAAATCAAAACAATCTGGCTAAAAGCTCCTCAACTCCGGGCAAAACAAGGCTTATCAATTTTTTTGAAGTTGAATATATAAATGATGAGGATAGAGTAAATTTAATATTTGTGGATCTGCCGGGTTTTGGATATGCAAAGGTATCAAAAACTATGCATGATGATTGGAAACGAAATTTAGATGAGTATTTGAAACAAAGATCAAATATAAGACTTTTTGTCCATCTTATAGATAGCAGACAACATGATATGCTCATAGATAGAGAGGTGGGTGATTATCTGCAAAGTTTTTTGAGAGCCGATCAGAAAATTTTAAATATCCTAACAAAGGCTGATAAGCTAAATCAAAGTGAGAAAAGCGCAGCTTTAAAAGCATATCCTAACGCACATCTAGTATCGACTCTAAAAAAAATAGGAATTGATAAAGCAAATGAGCTTATAGTAAAAAACGCATTAGGTATAAATCAGTAG